The following are encoded in a window of Deinococcus radiopugnans ATCC 19172 genomic DNA:
- a CDS encoding antitoxin VbhA family protein: MSGVHDPRRSPHAVQEAEAREQRRRIVRAVAHSSAMEGLPLDAATRALFERYVDGLMTTAQMREAVLQQHRAQKVSG; this comes from the coding sequence ATGAGTGGTGTTCATGACCCCCGCAGAAGTCCCCACGCGGTGCAGGAGGCCGAGGCCCGCGAGCAGCGCCGGAGGATCGTCCGGGCGGTGGCCCACAGCAGCGCCATGGAGGGCCTGCCCCTCGATGCCGCTACCCGGGCGCTGTTTGAACGCTATGTGGATGGCTTGATGACCACCGCACAGATGCGCGAGGCCGTTCTCCAGCAACACCGCGCCCAAAAGGTGTCAGGTTAG
- a CDS encoding peroxiredoxin family protein — protein sequence MSQPTKTPRQIKFKVPPLLGSVLTRLFTAATVKAGAVIPPASALNLTRRTLLYFKSVGCVGCDELDMFIGRLASTSGLDLRVIDARRSEMPEHAYGDQLLLDKDGSIGRAYGVRMFPTLVLTTPAGEIEKVMAGASSREEEIRAGLGLN from the coding sequence ATGTCCCAGCCAACGAAAACGCCCCGACAGATCAAATTCAAGGTGCCGCCCTTGCTCGGTTCTGTCCTCACGCGCTTATTCACTGCTGCCACGGTCAAGGCAGGCGCAGTCATTCCACCAGCATCTGCCCTCAACCTGACCCGTCGCACGCTGCTGTACTTCAAATCTGTTGGCTGCGTCGGCTGTGATGAGCTGGACATGTTCATCGGACGATTGGCTTCTACCTCAGGGTTGGACTTACGGGTCATTGACGCACGGCGCAGCGAGATGCCTGAGCACGCTTATGGTGATCAACTCTTGCTGGACAAGGATGGAAGCATTGGGCGAGCCTACGGCGTTCGCATGTTTCCCACGCTCGTTCTGACTACCCCGGCTGGCGAGATTGAAAAAGTGATGGCAGGAGCCAGTTCGAGAGAGGAAGAAATTCGAGCAGGACTGGGATTGAATTGA